In Dehalococcoidia bacterium, the sequence TATTAATATGTCTGCATTTATTTCAATAGCTCTAAGAGCTGCTGCCGTGTCTGTTGACATAAAAGGATTTCCTGTACCCCCTGCAAAAACAACCAGCCTACCTTTTTCTAAGTGCCTAATAGCTTTTCTTCTTATGTATGGTTCAGCTACTGAAGGAAGATTTAGGGCTGTTTGAGTTCTAACAGGAATATCATTTTTTTCTAATTCATCTTGAAGTGCTAGGGCATTCATTATAGTTGCTAACATACCAGCATAATCAGCAGTGGACCTATCCATTCCTCTTTTCTCATATTCCGCACCTCTCCAAAAATTACCACCACCGACAACTATTGAAACTTGTATATTAAGGCTTGAAACTTTTTTTATTTCAGTTGAAATAGTTCTTATAATTTCACTGTGGAGACCAAACTCTAGATTACCTTTCAGTGACTCTCCTGAAAGCTTTAAGACAATTCTTCTTGGTTTATTAATTTCCAATTTCAAATCTATTTATTTTCTT encodes:
- the pyrH gene encoding UMP kinase; the encoded protein is MEINKPRRIVLKLSGESLKGNLEFGLHSEIIRTISTEIKKVSSLNIQVSIVVGGGNFWRGAEYEKRGMDRSTADYAGMLATIMNALALQDELEKNDIPVRTQTALNLPSVAEPYIRRKAIRHLEKGRLVVFAGGTGNPFMSTDTAAALRAIEINADILIMAKNGIDGMYDSDPNLNQSAQKIDEITHHEALSMRLAALDSTALTLCMDNLIPIVIFDLFKKDNLLSVVSGDKVGTHIYTPTKS